In the Balaenoptera musculus isolate JJ_BM4_2016_0621 chromosome 20, mBalMus1.pri.v3, whole genome shotgun sequence genome, TCAGAAGGCTACCATCTGTGCAGAGCCTCAGTGTTTCAGGTTTGCTTCGTGCCGCACGTCCTGAGCTCTCGTGGGGAGCAGCCGGTCCTTCCCCTTTGTGCCACCCTGTGCTTACGTTCACTTTGACTCCTTGTGGGCAAGAGTTTGccagatgtttttatttcactgactCTCAAGAAGCAAATAACTTAAAAGACTGAATTTTAAACCCATTATGGTACTAGAGGATCAGTCTTACCCTTCAATAATAATTGCTTgttgaattaaacattttttttcacacaacTTTAACATAGCATTGAAGCATCCTTCTGTAGCACACGGATGCTAATGGTCTTGGGGGAATGCCACCGAGATAGAGGTCTCTCAGGATGATAACAACTAGCACTTTATAGACTCTTAAGTAGACCTGAGCTTTTCAGCAAAAGTAGTCAAGCCTCTAAAGACAGCAGGTGTCCGACAACCACTGACTAAGCGCCTCCTTTGTAGTGGAGGGGACCTTGTCCCCTTTTTATAGATGGGGATGCAGGTTCAGTACATTGCCCACACGGTTAAATAAGCAACAAAGACAGGGCCACAGACCGACACTAGTCTGAAGCCAAGGGAACTGTACACCTGCGTATGCTTGAGGTCCTCAAAGTAAGCTTTAGATCAGGTGTAGTGGTCAAATCCCTACTACCTGGAAAGCTGGTACGactttataaatacataaaaagttttaatgtgaatgaaaaacagtaacttaaggtttttgcttaaaattttgtttaggtACTagtaatattttagattttaattatttgtcaACAGTCCCAAAGAGATGATGCTGGTATTTTTCTATGACTAGTTCTTGAGAACACGTCAGATCAGAGCCCTGTGCGTCACCTGTGCAGCTCCACTCAGGACCCAAAGGGAGCGGCTGTTGACCACTCACCCCTCCTCATCACAGTGCAAGTTGTTTTACTTCACCTGCCGCCACCTGGAGAAGAGATCCCGCAACGGGAGACAAAACCCACGGTCCCGCCTCGGTTCAGAACAAGGGCAGGACGGAGTGCAGGCCTGCGGAGGGGGCAGACCGTGTGGGAGGTGGAGGCCCACCCCGGCGTGACGTGACCTGGCCAAGTCAGCTGTGAACCGAGGTGGGATGCTGCGGGCTGAGACCCCAGGGTTCTGAAGCTACAGCCTGGCAAGTGGCTTTCTTTTAGCCCCCAGAACGAAGTTACGGTTCACAGAACTGTGACAGCCAGCCGGTGTCCACCGTGTGTTCATGAGGAGAAGATGCGTCGTGCTTGAATGTGGGTGTGCTGGGTGATTCTATCTTCAACTATCCATGCCCTGAAAGCTCCAGTGAGATAGTTCAAGTTTTCATGCTACTGTGAATGGTTCACCTTTGGATTCAGCCCCATCAGTGGCAGGCCAGTCCTCCTCGTTTTGCTGCCTCAGTGCAGTGAACTGTAGTGACCGCAGCGCGTGCACAGGAGCTTTCTGAAAACTCCCGCAGGTGTTCCGGGACCGGGAGCCGCATCACTGAGGAGGCTCAGAAATTCTCAGTAAAACCTGGAGCGAAAAACCTCCCTTTCAGTAACTCCTGCAACTGTGAGAAGGTAAAAACGTTCTCAATGCAGAAGGTGAGTAgttgacaattttttaaagtcactaaTAAATGAAGACTAGTTGCACTGAAACTCAACGTGAGTTAAAGTTTGTCTCTCCAGAGTCAGACTTGAGTGATTAAAGTGGGAAGATGGATACATCCGCAATGTTAAGATGATAGTTTTAGTCTAATCcctgtattttacttttattaactaactctttagtaaattatttttttatgagAAACTCAAAGATTATGGAATACATACACTATTATTGAGAGTGTCtagtttattatgaaaggattcTCCCAGTATGTACACAGGAACCCAACTGTCAGTTTatcccctcacccctccccgcCACCGCCACCGGCACCGCCACCGGCATACCAGCAACAACAGGGTTCCTTCGTGGTACCTAGAAGAACCGCAAAACTGCTGGGATGAAAACACCATCGATGCCCCCTGTGTTGTGTACTTTACATACTCTGAGGCAGTGTGATAAAGCTCTCAACACAGCGGCCTATCCAGGTAAGGTCATCCGCCAAATGCATGCTCCCAGGCCTAAGAGAGACTGTCACTACAGACGAGGATACTGAGACCCAAACTCCAAAAGCCTGAGCTCGGGTCCAGGGCACTGGTTCCTTCCTCTACAGCAGCAGTGGGACACGCCACAACGACTGGGAGGCTTTCAGCGCTACACCTACAGGGCCCCACGGTCAGAGGGCCTGGGGACACCCGTGACCGGCTGCAGAGGGGTGAATGCTCAGAGAGCAGGGATGCAGGGGGTCGTCACTCCTTGCCCTCCTTTTTTCACAGTTGTATATAACCAGATGGTACATACAAAAACATACAGTTCGCTTTTATTTATAATCAAATGGGCGCTATACTTTCAAGTGCCTAATTCCCACTTTAAAACTTCATGCTGCTGGCAAGCCAAGATACTACTTTTTTACGCATTAAATCCCACACTGGGCTTTAGGAGATAGATAGATTATAAGAGAAAATAACTCACCGTCATCCCCCTTTCCCATGAGACCGGTAGCTCTGGTCTGCCAGGTATTGATAAGAGAAGGCAGCAAATCAATCAGTGGACAAAAATCTTATGGCAGAGATGCCCGGCTGAAAtagcagaccccaccccagagggAAACTGGCCCCTCTCAACCTAGAGTTATTCTCGGACCAACATGGACAGCACCTCACCAGCCAGCCGTCTGCTGCAACGGAAAGCATTAACCGACACCCGTCCGCAGAAGCAAAATCAGTCAGGTGGGGGGGCAAGTTTTCTTCGCAAAGCAAACGCAGCAGTGTACACAGCGTGTACAGCTTGTCCCCCAGCAAGGCTCAGTGGAGGGGACTTGAGTATCAAGGACAAAGGATTTAAGCCATTGATTAGGGTGCCACTGGGACAGGAATGAGAGGTGTTTGTTACTGTAAATTCCCCACAACAAAGAAAGAGGGGTCTAGAGCTTGGGAAGGTTACGACACAGGTCTGCTTTTCCGTGACAGCTCGGCCAGCTCCTCCCTGATGTGCTGCACAGAGACCTCATCTCTCTTCAGCTTTGCTCGCTTCAGCGCTTCCTGGTAGACCTCTTCTGCTTGTGCGTATCGCTCTAAAATAACCCGGAGAGAAGGAAGAGTAAAGAAAATGTATGTTTCACCATGATTCTGTAAGAGATTGTGAAGAGAAAGCACAAGTGATGGGACAAGTCTAGTTCATGGCACGTGGCCTCGTTTCACCCCGTGACACCCGGGACCTCACGGAGCCCTTCCTGGCACACTCCAGTGGCTAAGGCCGTCACCCACGGTGGTTCGGGTGAGAGACCTGTCGTTGCAGGTTTCTGAGCAGAATGGCAGAGTATGCCCATCGAGCTGCCGTGCCCTGTCGCACGAGCTCCGTGAGGAACAGATTAAGCTGTGCGTGAGACAACATTTAGAAACCTGTAAGGCACTACAGAAATAAGGTGCCACTGCAGACGTTTCCACCTCGATGTGCCTGATAGGCCGGCAGGGCAGGACGACAGGCGGGACGTGAGCTGGGCCCAACGGCACCTCCCCTGCGTCTCTCCCCACTGGCCCGTGGGTTCGGGAGCACCCTGTCCTCACTGCCCCCCTCAACACCACGCACCCCTCCCGAGGCCGGCCCGCCCGCCCAGCCCCACGCTCCGCACCTCCGTGCATCAGCACCGCAGCCAGGTTACGGAGCAGCACGTGGAGCTCGGGGTGCTCCCCCTGCCTCGCCAGGTCTGAGGCCCGCTGCGCGTGAACACAGGCCTCGTCCGAGCGGCCCTGCGCATCCAGGCTGGCGGCCAGGTCGCTCAGCAGCACGATGGTCTACACGCGGGAGGAAACACAGGCGGCTGCTGCTTGCAAACACCTCCACAGCTCGAGAGTCAGCGTGGAGTCTGACGAACTGTGGGTACACTGAAGGGGTCGCcttgcctggcagtccagcaAAGGTCAGGGCGTCAGCAAGTCAGGTGCATTGATCATTCCCACTGCACAGCATCAGCCTGACCCTCTGGAAAATGATACAAATCTAGACACTAGGTAACAGGGTGAATATTACGTATGAAGCTAACTAATTATCAAAGGAGAAGCAGCAAATGAACAATAACAGCAAAAAGAAGTGACAGAATCTGATCCCCTTCTGTTCAAGGTTCAGCACCCCTGAGAAGCCGGCCTCGGAGCCGTACTGTACTACGATGTCCTTCCTGTCcttcaggaagaagaagagaCCCGCCACTGCTCTTGCAAAAGTTCCCACCGAGTCTACAAAACGCTGTGGCGCTAAGAGCGGCGGGCCTCACCGCCGCCTCCACTTCAGGCCCCGGTTCTAGCACCTGGTGATTCGAATTCCATGTCTGTCGTGCTCTTACTTCTCAGCGCTACCCCGTGAAGGGGTGCTCTAAACCCCCGCTCCTGAAGATAACTCACAGCCCAGCAACTTGCCCTGCTCGTCTGCTCGCAGCCCTGGGGCATGTGCAGTCCAGTTAGAACTTTCATGTCCTAGGCTGGGGGGTACCAAGCATTCACAAAGGGACCCATTTCTTACCTCTTAAGACAAAACAGATGATTTCAATTCAATGTGTTTACCGTTCTAACAGGAGGCTCTGCATGCTGTGCTTAAATTCTATgtcagtggtttttaattttgtttaatgcaGTCCCACCGTCCTTTTCCCCCTATGTTCCCCTGGCATTTTATCGGTGGGGCTCAGGAGGTGAGGATCTGCATGTGTTAACCTGTTCCTCGTAAGATTTTCATAAGATTCAGTACCTAAAATACCGTGCTGTGCAAACCAATCCTCACCTAAGCCCTGCTGGGCAGACCCAGTAACTCAGCAGCAGCCTCAAATCCTTCTAGAAACAAGCAGTTGGGCGCAGGGGAGGGGTGGTCGGGCACGAGGAGGGGGATGTACCTGGGCCACCTGCTGACTATCTGTCCCCATTTCTTATTTCTGGATTCTGAAACCTTACAGGTCTTACAGtccttctgttttcctccctTACCTGTGGGTGTCTTTCTCCTAGTATTTCTTCAGAAATCTGCAAAGCTTTTTCATACATCCTTTGTGCCTGTGATGGCTGCTTGGAGAACAGAAGGTAGCGGGCATAGCTGTCTAGGCACATGCCCAAGAGGAGGTGGGTGTTGGCTTTCTCTTCCACTAGGAAGGAAATAAGAGCAGTGCTGGGATGTAACAAGTACAGTGCAGAAAGTGAGGCAGAGACGTGGCCAAGCTGCCCTGATCATTTTTCTTATTACCAAGACCCACACTGATTGTTTCACGTCACTAAAGAAGTACTCCTAACCTTATACTTTGCTACACAAAGGTGACAATTCAGGTGGATTAACATCTAAACTGGCTCCTGGACCccacctgtgtgtgtgttggggaaggggtggagcgTCTCCACACCAACAAGCAGTTGGTCACCAGCAGGGTATCTAAAAATCCAAGTAATTTCTGACACCATCCACCCAGAGTCCACAGGCTAACCCCCTCCCCCGATTTCAGACGCAAGTCCGGGTCGTCACCTGTGCTTGTGAACAACtggctgtaaatcagaggttccccaGGACTCCCTCCCTCGGGTTCAATTAGTTAGCGAGAGTGGCTCACAGATgactagatcactggtttataAAAGGCTGTAACTcgggaacagccagatggaagaggcaCGGGGCAAGGTGTGTGGGAAAGGGCCTGCCTGGCgcttccctgccctctccaggCGCCACTGCCCCAGCAGCGCCCCAAACCCCATCCTTTGGGATGCTGATAGCGGCTTCATTACAgaggcttcattcattcattacagATGATTCAGTCACTGGCCACTGACTCAGTTTCCAGTCCCTCCCCGCCCCGGAGGTCGGGGCTGAGACTGAAGGTTCCAACCCTCTCATCTCGTGGTTGCCTCCACCTGCAACCAGCCCGTCCTTAGGTGCAGTccaagtcacctcattaacataacaaaagacactttaAATCACTCCCAACacctaggaaattccaaggatttggGAAACTATGAGTAAAGACCAAATATTTTttgtcatctgaatgaccaaatacatatttcttataaaacacAATACTGCAATATCCAATTAAATGACGTCTGAGTCCACACTTAGTTTCAAATTTTAATCTAATATTATTTAGCGGAACCAGGTGAAGATAAACTCAAAGAAGAAGAAGTTAACAACAAGAAAAAGTCTAGGGCCAATGAAGAAGTTTTCAGGTATGAAAATAGCTACATACATACAGAAAGGAACCAGAGAACACTCAGAATCCTGAAATGGAAAGTCACGAGCCAAATTTAAAGAACAGCTAATGCATTTTTTGAAGAACAGGCTGCAATGATATGGCACCTCCCAAGACACGCAAGAATTGACTACATGAcgtctgaaaaagaacaaacttcaaACACCTAATGCCGTGTGAGAAGAACCAGAGAACAGACCTAGGGACCAAGTATCTAAAAGCAACCTGCACAAGTAAAGACTCAGGAGAGATGATACAAAAAAATGTGGCAATGGTGATGAACTAGATCAAAGGAAATTTTGCAAACAGCTCAGCTGAAAGTAAATGTTTACACAAAGGACTTGAAAAAGAGGTTCCCTCAGATAATCTTCTGTAACACCATTATTAGACACCCAAATGAAAGGGTTCAGACAGGTTTCTTTACCAGCAAAGGTATTCACACCAAATACCTTTCCTTCCATATCATCCAAGTTTCAGAAAACTTACAAATGGGATAGAGAATTTAAAGACTATGTTACCAAGTAACAGTATGACCAGTTATTGATGAGACAGTTTACATAAAACAATGCAAGTAAAAATACCTACTGAAATAATATCTGAaggtaaaagtgaaaaaaaaatgtttttcttcaagtAGAAATCCAAAGTTATTACTTTGGCCTAGTTATATACAAAGGGTAATGataatcattttcttaaaatcaaatTAGGAGTAGTTTCAAAATAGATCAccttacaaaattattttcaaaaatatagatgaaaattatttttataaatatagaaagTATATATAAGTTTATGGATAAATATAAccaatataaaaaagcaaaacataagatGGCACCAAATAAATACCACATGTAAAGATACCatatttattaaaaggaaatgttGAAACGGAAAAATATATCTCACTATGagcactctttttaaaatgctgagcAAAAGCTTATAAAATCAGCAGCAGTTTAAGATCCACACTATTGGGAGATAATGTAATGGACAAAGGTCCAGGTAAAGACAGACAAACCTCTGTGCTCTCTTCACTTACTAACAAAGGTCCAAGGAGATAAGCTATTTGTAACAGACTGAGAATATACAGATACACTAAAATCCATGTTCTTggagaacatttaaaaacaaaaatatttaccatataCCAAAACTATCACAAAACAATGTATAAATTAATTATTCCAATTCTGGAAACTGTATGTTTCAAACGTGACTAGTGAATCATATTTCTAGAATGTGTGTTAAATAACTCTCTTTAGATATTTCTACATTAACAAAAGCATgctctttttacattttacaattagaaaatatgttcaacacCGTAACTCAAAAGTACAAGAATAAAGTGACAATTCTAGTAGAAAATTACCCCTGATATCCGTAATGGAAATTAAACTAGAATGGCAGAAAAGATAGTAAAGCTTTTTAGAAAGAATAACTGATGAGGTAAAATTTTAGCTGTAATATTTTGTCATTGttaagaagaaaatacattttaaattcatagCACATTCAAATCGtactaacaaaaaaatgaaaaaaaattttaaacaatatactTCTCTAAAAATAGGAccaagggagaaataaaaagactCCATAATAAAACCTTTAGCACACTGCCAAGTTAAAAGTTCATACCTTTAGTAAAGTACCAAAAAGAGTTCCTCTTCTAACTAATAACAATTAAAACATGGttctttgaaatattaatataaacacTGTTAGAAATTAGACAAGAACAAATCAGATAACCTAATAACAGCTGAGAAATAAATTGGGATCGTTTATACAGAGCTTCCCCCAAAGGATTACTGGAATCTGAGGGGGAGGGAAGCATACTTATTTCTTCAAACTTTAGTTGTAAATAGTTCTTTTTCACAAATTATTCCTAGGAGAAAAAGATGAGCTACCTAAAAGCAGTCTATGAAACAAACAAGATTCATCACAGAAATCTGTACtcaaaatataagcaaactgaATTCTCAAATGCACAAAGGATAAATGCACCAAGCAGTTTTTGTTCCAGGAATACCAAGAATGGCTCAGTCTACTTAACGTATCAGTATATCAAATTAGGCTTGCATAAATGCAGACTAAAAGAAGTTTGGTAAGTTACTGGAACAATTATATGCACTTAGAAAAACAGGAACAGGGACTCCccatcagtaagaaaaagagcaTCTCGAATTTACGAAAACGTGAGCACAGGCATCTAGCTCCCCCACCCACCACCAATAATAATCTAGGAAAGTCTACAGGGTCTTTGAACCTAAAGGTGTTTGCCACCCATGTTCGAGGAACATCCTAGAATTTCTGCTAAGCTGAATCTCTCATTACCTAACCGATTACCCCATCGGCACTTCCTGAGACCACTAATGGGATCAGTGGAAGGAGTTTTTGGTTCCAGTAACATGACTGATAATCTGAAAACCCTTCTGCTTCAAATATTAGgtaaattataacaaatatccTTTTACGTGTACAGCTGAGTTCCCGAGAGAAGGAAATCCCAAGGGCCAGAAATCAGAAATAAGCTAAAACCCGAAGTGGAAAGCATGTGTGTTGATGCAGGAGAAGCCCAGTTCTGGTTGGTTCTGTGGGTGGCCTGAGTGTCTCTGAATCCAGAATTGGATTCTTCACCTTGTGCAGAACAGAGAACTAGGTGTGAAGCCCCTGCATGAAACCAGGATGTTCCCCAGAGGCTGCAAGAGAAGCCTGAATGGCCAAGCCGGGATCTAGAAGGGAACAGTGACTGTGGGGAAAGCTGTATCACAGGCCTGTGCACACGCAGTGTGATGTCCAGATCTATACCATCCATTTAGGCTCGGACCCGAGCGCctggaagaaacaaacaaaaccagccTGGAGACTCATTTCTCGAACCCCGCTGAAGATGAATTTATAACCCCAAGTAGGTAAGCCTGAAGATGCATCAGAAATGGAAATCAGCAGACAATAAAAAGGAGGTCTTGCCCTCCAGATAACTGAGTGATCCCAGACTATAAGCTAAGTAGGGCCAAATGCTGACTCAGACGCCAGGTATGCTCCACCTCAGAGCCTGGCACCGGCCTCTCCTCTGCCTGTAACTCTGCTCAGCGATGACCACTTGGCTTACTCCCTCCCATTCTCCAGGTTTCTTACCAGTCGGGCCTTTCCTGACCCCTCTATAAAATACTGTACCGCCCCACCTCTCCCCTAAATACGTATCTCCTCATAAAGTTATCTATGTAGCCCTTTGTCACCTTTGGATATGTTATTAAGTTAGTGGATAGTGTTTATTGTGTGTTCTTCCTCCACTAGAAATTGAGGAGGCGTCGTTCAGGCTTTAGTTACAGCTGTATCTCAGTGCCTAGTAATACGCCTGGCATGTCACAGGCATTCTATCAGTTATTTCTTGACTGACTGGTTGAATGAACgaacatatataaaaagaaatgactagAAACGTGAAGGTACTGAACTAAATATAGAAgatacaataaaactaaaagttttaaTTACAGAAGTAACAACACAACACGGCATATATCTACGAAAGCTCAGTACAGAGATGTCATTGCAAACCAGTGAGAAACGGATGCACTAATAAAACAGTCCTGAGCTAAAATCCGTGCTTGAGGGAGGGAAAGAATCATATcattacctcacaccatattACAAATAAATTCCATGTAACTGAAGACTAAATGTAAAAAAGCCAAATATTTAGAAGAGACTATCTTTCTGACCTTAGAAGAGTGAAGGATTTTATTAAACAAGACTCAGAAAACAcaaactataaaggaaaatatcaaaagattCTATTACATTCAATAGAATTAATCATTCAATCTCTGTCAAATGCCCTAAAGTGCAAAGACAAGGTCACAAAGAGATAATGTAACCAACAAAATAGATGCtcaaaaaaagatgctcaaagacATTAAGCTGagaactcttacaaatcattCAGAAAAAGACAGCGCTtcaaacaaataagcaaagggGATAAAGAGACAGTTTTCAGAACAGGAAATCTGCATagccaataaatacatgaaaagatgttctgtATCTCACTAGTAATCAGAGAAACATACACTGAAGCCACAATGACACTCCATCATATCCACCAGATCATCCAAAAATTTGAGCCCAATAATAACAAAGATATAGAGCAACAAGAATGCTAACACATTGCCACTGAAAATGTAAACCAGTAAAAGCACACTGATAAGCGATTTGGTAATGTCTAGTATTTGcaccccagcaattccactcctaggtatacccCTAGGGAACATCCTGCATGTGTGCACAGAGACACAGGTCCAAGCATTATTTTCTACAGCAAAACAGGTagaacctacatgtccatcaacaggaggaGTGAGTACACGCCCACAAGGGTGTCAGGGCCACCTCTAGCTGTATCCCTCCTTTCcaggatggaaaaaaaacacaacctcacccctcacccccaccccagggactaAGTAAAGAAAGTCATCCCTTCTGGACAGACAGACAGCGTGGCAAGTGAACAGGGCCTTTATGCCAAAAAACCCTGATGCTTTAAGTATCAATGAGGATAAATCTCTGCAATatgataagtgaaaaaataaactgCAGAAACAATTGTACAGTATGATGCCAttcataaaaagtttaaaaacatattagtccataaaaagtttaaaaacataaacatattgTTTATTGATGTATACAATAAACAGGCGTAAGAATGATAAAGACCAAAACCAAGTAAATAGATGGTTTACCTGCTAGTTACATCAAGCAGGAGTACACAGGGGCTTAaactcccccatccctgccccaatCATCACCTGAAGCACATATGGTAAAATACTTAGACTTGACAAAGCTACGGGGAAAGTGTACAGGTGTTTGTTAAAGTCTCCACTCTTTATTTTTgcttgaaatcttaaaaaaacaaaacaaaacaaaacaaaaacgcaccagaagaagaaaaggacagaACTGACTTTTCTGAATAAGTCAATAATATGGAATACACACTGGAAAAATTCCCAAAATACAGACAAGAACCTGAGAGGAGAGAATAAATTTATACTacagaacagagaagaaagagtCCAACATACAGGTAAACGACACTCC is a window encoding:
- the TTC19 gene encoding tetratricopeptide repeat protein 19, mitochondrial isoform X4, translating into MKDEPAEAELILHDALRLAYRSDNKKAITYTYDLMANLAFIRGQLENAEKLFKATMSHLLGGGMQQEDNAIIEISLKLATIYAAQNRQELALAGYEFCISTLEEKIEREKELSEDTLSVEEKANTHLLLGMCLDSYARYLLFSKQPSQAQRMYEKALQISEEILGERHPQTIVLLSDLAASLDAQGRSDEACVHAQRASDLARQGEHPELHVLLRNLAAVLMHGERYAQAEEVYQEALKRAKLKRDEVSVQHIREELAELSRKSRPVS